In Camelus bactrianus isolate YW-2024 breed Bactrian camel chromosome 5, ASM4877302v1, whole genome shotgun sequence, the DNA window GTATAACATTTACGTTTATAGCAAAGCCAACTTGGACATATGAAATGGAATGCGAAATCCACATGGACTTCTAAGgtaaatagaaaatattagaaaaagaaaagtttcgcTTTGGGCAGGCTGCTTCAGGTCACACTCCTGGGGGTCGGCCAGGGCTGACTTGCCTTGCGGCAAGGGGCACTTTGGTGGGGGTCTGAAGGGCCCTGGGCCAGCCAGGAGAGGCTGTGCCATGGGGTGGGCGATGCGTTAGGAGAGGACAGGGCACTCACGCCTTACACTGAGCCTGGCCAGGGTGCGATCGTGGTGGCTCTCACAGCCGTAGGTGCCCTGGTCAGCCAGCACAACGCCGTGGATGAAGAGGCGGTAGATATGGCCGTCCTGGGCCATGGACAGGCGGGAGTCAGGGGGTAGGGGTGCTCCACCCCGAATCCAGCGCACAGCCCCCGCTGCACCCACTCGGCCTGTCTCCACTTCAAGGCACACATCTTGGCCTTCCTCTGCCCGCACATCCTGCAGCCGCCGCAGAAACAGCAGCTCCGTTtctggggagaaagggagagggggcCATGGAGCCTGGTAGGGCCTGGAGGCTGACCCCCTGCTCCCTCTCAGGGATCTTTCCCCCTGCTAGGGCTGGGGCCTGGAGAATAGGTTCCGGGCCAAGACTACTTTCTCTCCATTAGGATCAAACCTCGAACATGGAGCCGGGCACTTGTGGCTGTGCCCCCTGCTCGGGCAGTCACGGTCCCCGCATCCTCGAGCTGGCAGCCTCGCACGGTCAACGTGCGGTTTGACCCATTCTGGGCCATCTCCAGCTGGGGCCCTGGAGTGACAATGGCCCCATTGCGCAGCCAGGTGACCTCGGCATCTGGTGGGGAGACTTCACACCGGAATGTGGCATCGTCACCCTCATGGACAGTTAGCGGTGTAAGCGCCGAGACCAGCTTCACCACCGGTGGTTCTGGGGGGCAAGGTCAGGCAGTGAGGTGGGCTGggtctttccccttccctcctcctcatccCCTCCTCCGGATACGGGTCCTCATCTCCCAGTTCCCGAACAGAACTTTCCTGTGTCAGCCATGGGGTGTCTCAAAGGACAAGATGTCAACTCCCTTCCACTCCTAGCCAACTCCTCTCAATGCGGGCCTGGCACCTACCTCTATGACTCCCTAATAATAACATCATTCACTATGGTCcctatttatcttatttaaatGTCGCAACAGCCCTATAGGACAAGCACTACCCCCACTTTGGAGCTGGGGCCCAGAGAGTTTGAGCAACTCGCCAGTGTTACACAGCTATTGGGAAGCTGAATTCAGATTGGAACCTAGGGGAGGGACGGTTGACTCTAGAGCCCTGCTTTTAAGCACTGGGCTGTGCCTCCTCCTATCTGAGGGTTCCTGGAAAAGGGATCCCTGACACCTCATCCAAGAAATAGCTGTGCATGCACTGGTTGGAGCCAGAGgcagtgaggtgggggtgggggtgagggggcccAGAACGGTGTGGGTGTGTGGTCCTTAGGGGGCCAGGGCCCAAAGGGTGTGAGGGGTGCACTGTTACCTTCCACGCTGACGAGGAAGATGCGGCTGTCCTGGGGCGTGTCGCACAGGTACTCCCCAGCGTCCCTGCTCCGTGCCCCCCGCACCCGCAGCACCTGCCTTGCCCCGTCCTGTTCCAGCTGCACCCGCCCCTGGCTTGCCAGGCGCTCCCCGTCCTTGTACCAGCGCACAGGGCCCCCCGGCCCAGAGAGGTGCACCACCAGCTCTAGGTCCCCACCTGGGGCGCTGCGAACCCTCATCTGGGCCGCCTTGGGGGCCACCACCCGCACGGGGGGCTCTGTGGAGTCAGAGCTGGGGGTCACTGGGGTGAAGGGCTAGGAGGAGGGCAGTGGGAGGTAAGATGGGGAAAGGGACTGAGAGCAGTGGGGCAAGGGCTGGGCAAGGGGTACTAGAGAAAGGGGAGACTCGTGGGTTTAGGGGCACAACTCTCAGGCAGCCAGCCCAGGCTATACTCACCAGCCACTTGGACGTTGAAGCTGAGGCTGGGGGCCCCCGGGGCTGCCCCGGATTGGCAGGTGTAGAGGCCTGCATGGACCAGGTCTGCAGCCCGGATGCAGAGAATCCGGCGGGGGCCCTCAGCGCGGAGCTCCAGGCCCTCACCCTCCTGCACTGGCCTCCCATTGTGGCTCCAGAAGACAAGGGCTCCGGCCCGGGACAGTTCACAGCTCAGCACCACTGGCTCCCCGGGGGCCACGCAAAGTGGGCTGGGGGCTGCCTCTGGGGCAAGGAACTGCACTGGGGGCTCTAGACAGAGAGAGGAGATGTCAGCTGgggcctgcctctgcctcccctaCCCAGGCTGGCCAGGAACACCCACCAGCCAGGCTGACATTGAAGGTGACGGCATCGTCACGAGTCTCGCACACATACTCCCCAGCATCCTCCGGCTGAGCGTGGGGCAGGGTCAGGGTGCGAGCTGGCCCCTCGGCACCCAGCTGCAGGGCCTCCGATGCTTCCACCTCCAGCCCATCCTTGTACCAGCGCACCTGGGACCCAGCAGGGGCCACCTCACAGCGCAGCTCCACACGCCCTGGAGCCCCAAACTGCAGGTCCAGGGAATGGGCGGCTGGATGCACGATCCTCTCTGGTGGAGCTGGTGGGTGGACAGAGAGGGGAAGGTGAGTGGGCTCAGCCAGTAGGCCTCCACCTGCCTCACCACTAGATTCTCAGCCCTCTCCATTTGCAGTACAGCTCTTGGGAATGGTGCCACCTACAATCCATgggcacttactgtgtgctgggtGCCATGCTAAGCACACTGCAGCTCTTTTCCCAGCTCCTCCTGACACTCCCTATTTTTGGCTTCACCTTATAGATGAGGACCTGAAGCTTCTTTACAGggaactgacttgcccaaggtcacatggacAGAGGGAGGTAGACCCATACTAACAGTCAGATCTATCTGACCTGAGTGCGTGGCCTCCCCTACCCCGCCCCCACTTCCTACCCTACTTCCCTGTTTTGCCTCTGATGCACTGATCACAACCTGAAAAAccatctattttacatatttgttCTGTCTCGCTCTAGCGAGAATGCAAGCTTCGTGAAGACAGGTTTCTCTCATTGGTTCATTACTGTATGCCTCAGCATCCAGAATGGAGCTGAGCACGTATTTGCTGAGTAAATGAATTAGTGCTCCTGATTGCTGGGCTGTCCCCACCAGACCTCTGGTCACTGTTCTGACCTGATCTGGGCAAGCCAGGCCTCTCAGACAGCTGAGAACGAGAAGGCTGGGGGGCGAGAGAAAGCGTGTGCAGCAGGCAGGGCCCTGAACGTGCAGGAAGCGGGAGGGCTGGGTCCCTCAGCCTCCCGCCTCTCTGCCTGCCCAGGACGTCCCAGAGACCGCCCACCTGTGACGGTGACAGTGAAAAAGGCCGAGTCGTCTCCAGCGTCGCACACGAACTCGCCCCCGTCCTCCGGCTGGGCGGCGGGCAGCACCAGGCGGCGGCGGGGCCCATCACTCTCCAGCACCAGGGCCTCGctctcctccacctccagcccATCCTTGTACCAGCGCACGGGGGCGTCCTCCCGTGACAGCTCACACATCAGCACCACACTCTCCAAGCTCACAGCGACCAAGGTGACCTCGTCCCGGGGGTATAAGATGCGCACGGGGGGTTCTGCAGAGCAGGGACAACCACAGGCTGTCACAAACTCACTGGAGCCATCTGGCAGCATGAAGTCCCTGTTGCCCACAATCACAAGagtaataaagataataataaaaaggaataagagGTCCCCAATCTGTTCTCTGAAATCCCTGGGGCCAGAGGTGTCAACGAATCCAGAATGCTTCTGATTCCTGAAATGGTACACTTATCATATATTACATAACCCCCTCAGCCCCCACAGTGCTACCTCCATAATCAGTCACATTAACATTTCTGTGGTGTAACATATAGATATATTCACTCTAAGCAGGgtaattaaaaagtagaaatagttTCACAGAGTTAAGCTCAGGTTTCACTGAATTGACTTTTAACACCTAACTTACAAAAAGCCTTTTGATTTTgagcttttgttaaaaaaaaatcagaattgtaGATAAGGGATGGTGGATCTGTAATAGCAAGTACTTACATACCGCTTCCTAAAGCTCCAGGAACTGTCATAAGCATTTTACACCCTCATAGCAATCCTAGGACGTACATATTGATTTATCCTTATTTTTCTGATGAggggactgaggcacagagtggttgaGCAACTTTCTTAAGGTCATACCTCATACCTAGTTGAGGGCAGGAGGAAGAACTACCATCTGTTAAAGGGAACAAACTCTGGAAGCAGTGGTAGGGATTCCAAATCAAAGTTTGCAGGAAACTCAGTAATGAGTTTTGCACATGACTAAGTTCCCTGGGGATGTTAAACATTGGTTCCAGGAGTTCATCTCCAATTGCTCTGAAGTGGTCAGTCTTTCACAGAAAGGAGCCATGGCAATATTGGAGGTGACCAGAGCACTGAGCCTGGGCCTGCCCATGCTTCCATGCACCTGGGAGGTCTCCCAAAATCAAGTCTCCAGGCCCCTTTAGTGCTCCTTTAGCATTTGGCCACCTTGTGGCTGGACTGGGGAACTGCTAGCTTTTTGGTCTAGGTCTCTGCAGAGGTGCGCATGGGCAGATGTGGCCACCCGTGAACATTCAGCCCTTGCCTCCGCCTCCCTAACTGGACTTGTTCCAAGAGTCTAGAAAATGTAGGCTGGTTCTCTGGGGCCTTGCGGGATGACGGGTGGTGATGGAGGCAGTGGAATGAGCACAGGGTGCAGCAATGGGGCTGGGGTGTCTGCAGAGCTGTGGGACCTCAGTTTGGCATCAGGCTTGATTCTCCTGGTCCACAGCCAAGGTGGTGTGTTGTGTGAGCTTCCCCATGGAGAATCCGGTGTTTTGTGGGGAGGACAAGTGTGGACTGGAATGTGTGTGGCCACAGCCATTATGTCTGGCCAGGGCTTGGGGCCGGAGAGGTTGAAGGGAGTCACTGCAGGACAGAACATGTGCAGAAAGGCCTCTTTGGCTTTGTGGCTTGTGCGCACCAGGCTGCACTAACTGGGGTGCATGGAGTCGGGGGGCCCTAAGTAGCTCAGCCTAGGCTGAGGCACTATTCctagggcagggcaggggagaggcaACCAGATGGTGCCAGCAGCAGGATGGTCTCTCAAGTGCAGCCAGTGGGGTTCTTTTGTGCCATCTAGTATTGTTTTGGTCCtacaccccctgcccccatcacATACACACTGGGTTGGCGCTGTGAGCTGCAGCCCCAAAGTTTCCGGCACTGAACCAACATCACTTCCACAGCTGTCCTGTGCTTTCCTGCTTTGAACATTCTCTCCCCACCTTTAGCCCAAACCCCGACCCCCACTTAGCTAACACAGCCCCTGCTTCAAATATCTGTTTTGAAGGCACTTCCTGCCTGCCAACCAGGTTAGCAGCCCCCAGCCTTGGGCTCCCACTGCACGCTATCGCAATACTCGGCCACCCACACTCTACAGTTCTCTAACATGTCCGGCTTTCCTGCCAGGCTGTGCATTTCAGGGGGGAGGCAAGCATGTGTGTCTAAGTGCTGCTGAGTGTTCAGAGTCCAGCCCAGGGCTGGCTCCTGTGGGTGGCATGGCAACTTTCCCCGAGGCTCTCCCTGAACCTTCTGCTCTGCTCTCTTGAGCCCTCACCCCTCACAGCACTTGTCACGAGGTGTCACTgtacatttatttgtgtgtttattgGTTAAACACAGGGGTCGCAAACTCAGATGCCCACGGGGGCCAGGTAAGGTAAGGTCAGTGGCTGAAGTGGTCTGTGGGGAGGCAGAAACGGCGGGGAGGGTGGGACAGAAGAATGTGGGCCCCATCTTATGGGGTCAGCTACTACTCAGCGCCAGCTGTCCGTCGCCATGGGGGGAAGCGGGACCAGAGCCGCCGGGTCTTCGGCTTTTTCAAGAGGACGCATAACTCCGGGTTGTTATTTGAACTGTCCTGACTTTGGTAAGACTCTGcaggccaaacaaaacacatctgtgGGCTGTATGGGACCCTAGGGACTGCCCGTTTGCGACCCCTGGTTAACAGTTGCCTCCCCAACTAGACTGGCAGCTTTCTGACAACAGGGACCGTGTCTGCATTACACACCAGTGACCTACAGCAACtgtcccagggcctggcacataggaatTGCTCAGTAAATGAGCTGGTGGAGCACAGCTATTCCCGGCCTTGGGTGCCAGAGAGGAGCTTGCTTACTCGAACAAGGACCCTGGGCTCTTTCAGGCAGGGACCCCCAGTACATGCACCCACAGTCCCACCTTTCTCCTCCACAATATGCTAGCTAAGGACTCTGTGGCCAACTCCCCCAGGGGCTCAGGACCGTCCTCTGGTAACCCTGGGCAGCTGGGGTGGACCCACACCTGTGACAGTGACGGTGAAAGACGCGGACTCATCGTCGATTTCACACAAGTACTCGCCGGAGTCCTCCAGCTGGACGGCAGGCAGCACCAGCCGGCGGATAGTGTCTTCCTTCTGCAGGAGCAGTGCCGGACTCTCCACCACCTCTTCGCCGTCCTTGGTCCAGCGCACCTCAGCCCAGGGCCGGCACAGCTCGCAGGTCAGCACCACACGCTCCAGGCGCACGGCTGCCACGTATACCTTGCCACTGGGGTACACGATCCACGAGGAGACATCTACAGGACAGGGACAGCCATGGCTGGATGTCAGCTGGGGCTGAGGTGCCTGGCTGCCCTGCCTGATCCATGCCTGTTCCCGGCTCCTGGAAAGTGGGCTGTGTGGTGAAGAAGAAGGCTCTCCCTCGGACCGTGACTCACAGTTGCTCGGACAGTCACCCACAGGTGGAGGCATGACCACAGTCACCAAAGCACATCAGAGGCACAGCAGCACAGTGGGGACTGTGGTGTCAGCCTCAGCTGTAGAAACACTACGTTCTCTGGGTTGGGGCAGGGACAGGATGAAGGGTAAGATTAGGGAGAGGAGGGTTGGGTGCCCAGACGGAGCGGGGGTCTCCTGCTGGCCTCAGACCTTCTGACCCCCTAGTGCCTGGGCCCACCCCCATTAGACCCTGCCCTGTGGTAGTGTTGCCAGCTCTGAAGTTCCCTCTTGGCAGGCGCCTTCAGGAGAATGGAGAAGGCAGGGCTTCCCTGTCACTTGTGCAGCTGAGACAGGTGTGCTTGTGACCACACGCTTCCAGCTGGTAACTGAACTTCAGGGTGCAGACCATGGGtagaggagaaagggggtggggtgtgtgaCCAACTTGGGGGAGGGAACCATGGTCCAGGAATGTGACGACTGCCCAGGTGGGGTTAGGGGACACCTTCCATGTCCCACAGCCCACCTAGAGCCCCACCTGTGATGGTGACGGTGAAGCTGGCCCGCTCATCCCCGGCGACACACTGGAACTCGCCCCCGTCCGGAGGCTGGGCGGCAGGCAGCACCAGGCGGTGATGGGGCCCTTCATTCTCCAGCACCACAAAGTcgctctcctccacctcctccccgtCCTTGTACCAGTGCACAGGGGCGTCCTCCCGGTCCACCTCACAGGTCAGCATGACGCATTCCGAAGTTATGGCATGCACAAACACATGCTCACGGGGGTCCAGGATGTGCACTGGGGGGTCTGGAGGGCAGCAGAGATGGGGtcacacagacacccactcatgGGAGACATGAGTCTGTACTGGTCACTTGGCTAGGAGAGTCTCCTCCCAGGAGGACATTGGGAGGGAGGCCAGCTGTGCTGGGGGCTCTGGGGCGATGACGTGGAACACTGAGGGCGTGGCAGGTGAGGCATGACAGGAGATCATGTGGCACCTGAGTGCTGTGAGTCTCCAGAGGATCAGAGGGGACTGGGTGGGGACACAGAGGGTCTTTGTCTAGGCAGAGAGGAGGTCACTATCGCAGGACACATCAGGGTGGTGCTTGCTGCTGTTTTCACGAGGAAGCCCCTGCTGCGTGGCCCCAGGATGGGCAGGAGGTGGTAATGACTTAGTGGTGCCACCATGGGGTAGTGCTCCCTAAAGGTAGTGAGTTCCTCATCCCTGGGTGCATTCAGGCAGGGGCCAGAGGACCTCCTGGCAATGGGGCTGAAACAGGATTTGCGCTCAAAGTGAGAAGATTGATTGAGCTGGATCACTGGTTCCTGAGCTGTCCTCCCAGAGTGGATCCCCAGTCTCTGTCCTGGATATTCTGGCTCTGGAGGCCACAGGAGCCTGGGGCTATGCACTTATGACAGGTTTCCAGGGTGGTTCTGAAGCAGCCAGAATGTAGGCTGACTTCTGAGAGCCTTTGGACTACTGCACCTAAAGCTTCCCTTTGACCCTGGCCTCCTGGGGCGGTGGGATAAGCACTCCTGGGTGTGAACCCAGCTAGGGTGTTTGCTGGCTGTGTGATAATGGGCAGGAtgcataacctctctgagcttcagtttcttcatctgtgaatggaggtactggtccTCATATAGTTGTGGAGATTAAATGAAAGTGAAGTACTCAGCACAAGACTTGGCCAGCAGGTGCCAAACAAATGTTAGCTCCTGCATCTTCTTCCCTTACCTGCACTGAGTTCCCCCCACACTCCCCCAGCAGCGGGTATGCGGGGGCCAAATGTACTAGAGGGTGGTGCACAGGCAGCGGGATCTCAAAACATGTGACCCCTGGCCCACTAGGCCCTCCCAGGAAGGGACCCCCAGGCAGGCAGACCAGGGGGCAGGGCTCACACAGCCCTCAGGGTCAGCCTCAGCTGGAATGAGCCCAGATTGCTGTGGTCCCTGACCTCGAACGGTGACACTGAAGAAGGCTGAGACCCCTTCCGTTCTGCACTCAAACTCGCCACTGTCCTGGACGCCGGCCTCAGGCAGGATCAGGCGGTGTTTGCGCCCGTCCATCTTCACCACCAGCGACTCACTCTCCTCCACCTTCTGCCCGTCCTTGTACCAGCTCGCTGGGAAGTCCACCCGGGAGAGCTCACAGGTCAGCACCACCCTCTCCGAGGTCGTGAAGGTCAACGACAGCTTGTCCTGGGGACTCAGGATGTGCACTGGGCTCTCTGCACGGTGAGAAGCACAGTCACAGGCGGCATCCTAGTCTAACCCCAGTAAGCACCCCTCTCCGGTGCATGTGCCCAATGTAGGGAGGGTGAGCACATCAGGTCAGATGATGGCTGTTGACACATTCgttggagttttaaaaaatggttttggGCTCACACACCAACTCTTAGTGTGCATAAGAATTCCTAGGGAGCCTGCTAAAAATGTCCCTCCCTGCAAGGGCCAAGGAATCTGCATCGTCAACCAGCCCCCAACAGATGACTCCAATGTTGGTGAACCCAGGTTGCATTTTAAGAACACTGCTCTGGCTATTGCTTACTTTGCCCTCCTCTTGGGATGCTGCAGCTAACTGCCTCAAGGCCTCATGCCTAGGCACCAAGGAATTCCTTATCTGGCCTTACAAACTCCAGCAACAGTGCAATGGCAAATGTTACCATGGTCCCTGAATTTTCAGATTCCTACCAAGAACTGTCCTCCTTAGGGAAGCCtcattccctctcctcccctgtctCTCCAGGTGGCAGAGTGTGATTCTGGagacagactgcctgggttcataaTCCAGCAGCACCACTCATTagttctgtgactttgggcaagtcactgaacctctctgggcctcagtttgcccatctgtaaactggggtgACAAAAGAACCCATCACATAGGGATGTTAAGAGGATTGTGTTAATCAATGTATGTAAAGTGATTAGGGTTGGGCCCGGCACCCAGAAAGTTGCTCTGAGAGTGTTAGCAATTACATGACAGGGCAGGAAGCAGTCAGGCACTAGGGGGCCAGGGGCCGTTTGTCTGAGATGACAAACATGACAGAATTCTGCAAACTACAAAGTACTCTGGAGAATTTGGATATGATGCTGACAAAAGATAATAAGGGGGTCCCTTATCTGCTGTGCATGGGTTGAAATCAGACTTCTGGATCACTAAGCCCTCTATCTGAGCTCACCACAGATGCTCCTTACTCTCCTGGCCCAGATGTGAGAAGCAAGACagcatctgcctcattttcccaaCAGGAATTCTGTGTCTTGAGCCTATCTGCCCACCTTGGTCCCCACCAGCACGAACCTTGGATGGTGAGGGCGGCCGAGTCCTGCACACCTGGGCAGTTGAAGCCAACCAGTGCCCCGCTGTCCTCGTGCTTGACAGCTTGCAGGATGAGTCTGTGCTGCAGGCCCTTCTGCTCTATATGGTACCGCagggccccaggccccacctggcCCTCTGGCTCATTACTCTTGAGCTCTGCCCCATTAAGGAACCAGGTGCCCTGAATGATGGTGGAGAGATCGAGGGAGAAGACAGCATCTTCCCCATCATATACCTGCACGTCCTCCAGACCTGCCACCAGGCGAGCTGTGGGCACTGAGATGGGGACAAAGCACAGCCATGAGAAccagggggtggggcggggcaaaGGGCAGAGATTGGCAGGTAGAAGGCATATTACAGGACAGGGACcgagggctggggaagggaggaaggtggtggggagggtgctACTTGGAGTACCACCGCTGGCCAGCCAGGAAGGACCAACTCACCTAGGTGAGCAGATCCATGGAACACAACGTGGGGACTGCGGCCGTGTTCACTGACCGTGCAGACGCGGAAGCGGTAGTCACCCTCGGAGGGCACACAGTCTCCAGGCACCTCCACGGCCCCAGCCTTCTCAATGCTGAAGCACTGGATCCAGTCTTCCGAGCCCACCTCCTGCCGCTCCAGCCGGTAGATGAAGGGCGTCTCGGGGGCTGGCTCGGGAGGCTTCC includes these proteins:
- the OBSL1 gene encoding obscurin-like protein 1 isoform X2, whose protein sequence is MKAGSGDQGSPPCFLRFPRPVRVVSGGEAELKCVVLGEPPPIVVWEKGGQPLAASERLSFPADGAEHGLLLSDALPTDAGVYVCRARNAAGEAYAAAAVTVLEPPAPEPEPQPAERPLPPPGAGEGTPVFLTGPRSQWVLRGAEVVLECQVGGLPAPTLYWEKDGMALDEVWDSSHFALEPGRAEGHPGASLALRILAVRLPDSGVYVCHACNAHGHARAGALLQVHQPPESPPEDPDEAPRPVVEPLKCAPKTFWVNEGKHAKFRCYVMGKPEPEIEWHWEGRPLLPDRRRLMYRDRDGGFVLKVLYCQAKDRGLYVCAARNSAGQTLSAVQLHVKEPRLRFTRPLQDVEGREHGIAVLECKVPNSRIPTAWFREDQRLLPCRKYEQIEEGTVRRLIIHRLKADDDGVYLCEMRGRVRTVANVTVKGPILKRLPRKLDVFEGENAVLLVETREAGIEGHWSRDGEDLPATCQSSSGHMHALVLPGVTREDAGEVTFSLGNSRTTTLLRVKCVKHNPPGPPVLAEMFKGHKNTVLLTWKPPEPAPETPFIYRLERQEVGSEDWIQCFSIEKAGAVEVPGDCVPSEGDYRFRVCTVSEHGRSPHVVFHGSAHLVPTARLVAGLEDVQVYDGEDAVFSLDLSTIIQGTWFLNGAELKSNEPEGQVGPGALRYHIEQKGLQHRLILQAVKHEDSGALVGFNCPGVQDSAALTIQESPVHILSPQDKLSLTFTTSERVVLTCELSRVDFPASWYKDGQKVEESESLVVKMDGRKHRLILPEAGVQDSGEFECRTEGVSAFFSVTVRDPPVHILDPREHVFVHAITSECVMLTCEVDREDAPVHWYKDGEEVEESDFVVLENEGPHHRLVLPAAQPPDGGEFQCVAGDERASFTVTITDVSSWIVYPSGKVYVAAVRLERVVLTCELCRPWAEVRWTKDGEEVVESPALLLQKEDTIRRLVLPAVQLEDSGEYLCEIDDESASFTVTVTEPPVRILYPRDEVTLVAVSLESVVLMCELSREDAPVRWYKDGLEVEESEALVLESDGPRRRLVLPAAQPEDGGEFVCDAGDDSAFFTVTVTAPPERIVHPAAHSLDLQFGAPGRVELRCEVAPAGSQVRWYKDGLEVEASEALQLGAEGPARTLTLPHAQPEDAGEYVCETRDDAVTFNVSLAEPPVQFLAPEAAPSPLCVAPGEPVVLSCELSRAGALVFWSHNGRPVQEGEGLELRAEGPRRILCIRAADLVHAGLYTCQSGAAPGAPSLSFNVQVAEPPVVKLVSALTPLTVHEGDDATFRCEVSPPDAEVTWLRNGAIVTPGPQLEMAQNGSNRTLTVRGCQLEDAGTVTARAGGTATSARLHVRETELLFLRRLQDVRAEEGQDVCLEVETGRVGAAGAVRWIRGGAPLPPDSRLSMAQDGHIYRLFIHGVVLADQGTYGCESHHDRTLARLSVRPRQLRVLRPLEDVTVIEGGSATFQLELSQEGVTGEWARGGVQLQPGSKCQIHAEGHTHHLVLSDLGLADSGCISFTADALRCATRLTVREAPVTIVQGPQDLEVTEGDTATFECELSQALADITWEKDGRPLTPSPRLRIQSLGTRRLLQLRRCGSSDAGTYSCAVGMARGGPVHLVVHERKVPVLSELQSVRAREGDGATFECTVSEVETTGSWELGGRPLRPGVRVRIRQEGKKHILVLSDLRAEDAGEVRFQAGPAQSVAQLEVEALPLQMCRRPPLEKTVLVGRRAVLEVTVSRSGGQVCWLREGVELCAGDKYELRSHGPTHSLVIHDVRPEDQGTYCCQAGQDSAHTRLLVEGS
- the OBSL1 gene encoding obscurin-like protein 1 isoform X1, whose amino-acid sequence is MKAGSGDQGSPPCFLRFPRPVRVVSGGEAELKCVVLGEPPPIVVWEKGGQPLAASERLSFPADGAEHGLLLSDALPTDAGVYVCRARNAAGEAYAAAAVTVLEPPAPEPEPQPAERPLPPPGAGEGTPVFLTGPRSQWVLRGAEVVLECQVGGLPAPTLYWEKDGMALDEVWDSSHFALEPGRAEGHPGASLALRILAVRLPDSGVYVCHACNAHGHARAGALLQVHQPPESPPEDPDEAPRPVVEPLKCAPKTFWVNEGKHAKFRCYVMGKPEPEIEWHWEGRPLLPDRRRLMYRDRDGGFVLKVLYCQAKDRGLYVCAARNSAGQTLSAVQLHVKEPRLRFTRPLQDVEGREHGIAVLECKVPNSRIPTAWFREDQRLLPCRKYEQIEEGTVRRLIIHRLKADDDGVYLCEMRGRVRTVANVTVKGPILKRLPRKLDVFEGENAVLLVETREAGIEGHWSRDGEDLPATCQSSSGHMHALVLPGVTREDAGEVTFSLGNSRTTTLLRVKCVKHNPPGPPVLAEMFKGHKNTVLLTWKPPEPAPETPFIYRLERQEVGSEDWIQCFSIEKAGAVEVPGDCVPSEGDYRFRVCTVSEHGRSPHVVFHGSAHLVPTARLVAGLEDVQVYDGEDAVFSLDLSTIIQGTWFLNGAELKSNEPEGQVGPGALRYHIEQKGLQHRLILQAVKHEDSGALVGFNCPGVQDSAALTIQESPVHILSPQDKLSLTFTTSERVVLTCELSRVDFPASWYKDGQKVEESESLVVKMDGRKHRLILPEAGVQDSGEFECRTEGVSAFFSVTVRDPPVHILDPREHVFVHAITSECVMLTCEVDREDAPVHWYKDGEEVEESDFVVLENEGPHHRLVLPAAQPPDGGEFQCVAGDERASFTVTITDVSSWIVYPSGKVYVAAVRLERVVLTCELCRPWAEVRWTKDGEEVVESPALLLQKEDTIRRLVLPAVQLEDSGEYLCEIDDESASFTVTVTEPPVRILYPRDEVTLVAVSLESVVLMCELSREDAPVRWYKDGLEVEESEALVLESDGPRRRLVLPAAQPEDGGEFVCDAGDDSAFFTVTVTAPPERIVHPAAHSLDLQFGAPGRVELRCEVAPAGSQVRWYKDGLEVEASEALQLGAEGPARTLTLPHAQPEDAGEYVCETRDDAVTFNVSLAEPPVQFLAPEAAPSPLCVAPGEPVVLSCELSRAGALVFWSHNGRPVQEGEGLELRAEGPRRILCIRAADLVHAGLYTCQSGAAPGAPSLSFNVQVAEPPVRVVAPKAAQMRVRSAPGGDLELVVHLSGPGGPVRWYKDGERLASQGRVQLEQDGARQVLRVRGARSRDAGEYLCDTPQDSRIFLVSVEEPPVVKLVSALTPLTVHEGDDATFRCEVSPPDAEVTWLRNGAIVTPGPQLEMAQNGSNRTLTVRGCQLEDAGTVTARAGGTATSARLHVRETELLFLRRLQDVRAEEGQDVCLEVETGRVGAAGAVRWIRGGAPLPPDSRLSMAQDGHIYRLFIHGVVLADQGTYGCESHHDRTLARLSVRPRQLRVLRPLEDVTVIEGGSATFQLELSQEGVTGEWARGGVQLQPGSKCQIHAEGHTHHLVLSDLGLADSGCISFTADALRCATRLTVREAPVTIVQGPQDLEVTEGDTATFECELSQALADITWEKDGRPLTPSPRLRIQSLGTRRLLQLRRCGSSDAGTYSCAVGMARGGPVHLVVHERKVPVLSELQSVRAREGDGATFECTVSEVETTGSWELGGRPLRPGVRVRIRQEGKKHILVLSDLRAEDAGEVRFQAGPAQSVAQLEVEALPLQMCRRPPLEKTVLVGRRAVLEVTVSRSGGQVCWLREGVELCAGDKYELRSHGPTHSLVIHDVRPEDQGTYCCQAGQDSAHTRLLVEGS